A window of Hordeum vulgare subsp. vulgare chromosome 5H, MorexV3_pseudomolecules_assembly, whole genome shotgun sequence genomic DNA:
CAAAGTTCTTCCGGTCAATCTCTCAAGTGTGCAACATGCGTGAACAACGTTTATATCATAAGAGATAGCAAAATATTATAAGTACTCCGTGCCCTATACCTTAAGTGCGCCACACGCTCTAGCAAAGTATTTAAATTGTTATGGATGGTGATAAATTTCCTCCGGTTCGATATCTCAATTGCGCAACATGTGGGATCAAAGTTTTGATCATAACATATAAAAATTTGATAAGTCCTTCGTGCCTAGTACCTTAAATGCGCCATAAGCTTGAGCAAAGTTCTTAGTTTGTTATGGATGACGGTGAAGTTCTTTTAGATCGATCACTAAAGTGCACAACGTACATGACAAAGTTTACATAATAAGAGATAAAATTTTGACAAGTCCTCCATTCCGTATACATTGAGTGTGTCACACGCTTGAGCAAATTTATTTAATTGGTGTGGTAGGGTAAAGTTCCTCCCGATCGATCACCCAAGTGCGCAACGTGCATGAACAACGTGTTCATCATAAGAGGTAAATTTTGATAAGTCCTTCGTGCCATATACCTTAAGTGCGCCACAAGCTTTAGCAAGGTTCATAATTTGTTACCGGTGATGGTTGAATACTTATGGATCGGCATGTGAAGTGCTCTATGTGCATGAACAAAGTTTCCGTCATAAGAGATGAGAAGTTGACAAGTCCTTTGTGACCTATACCTTAAGTCTGCCACACTATTCATCAAAGTCCTTTGTGCACTGAGGCcatttgttaagttcttcgtgcctaGTACCTTAAATGCGCCACAAGCTTGACCAAAGTTCTTAGTTTGTTATGGATGACGGTATAGTTCTTCCCGATCGATCAACCTAGTGCGCAAGGTGCATGAACAATGTTTTCACCATAAGAGATTAATAAGTACTTTGTGTGTATGTGCTTAATGCATTACCTACTGCTTTTAGCGATTTCAATGGAACTCTAGTTTGCACACAATGCTCATGGTATTCATCCGTAGAATTAAGGCCGGAATGGAATTGCAAATCCTGTTTGGATGTACGTAATGTCGAATTGAATTTTACCATTGCAAGGAGTGTGTAAACAACCTTTTAATAAGGTTGTATTTATGTTGTTGGTTTCGCTTAATTAGAAATCTTCAGCAGATCCTAGCATTAAATACTAATATATCACAGTTTTTACTTGTATGTCCTCCAAGTCCAGTAATTAAAGTTGACAATAGGTCCAAATTCTTACACAAGGGGCCTGTCTAGAATTTTACAAAAGCAATCGGGTCCTGGAATTGTCGCATCGTACATGGATGCGGGGATCTATGCGGCGCTTGGCTCGACTACGGACCCGTGGAGACAGAGCTTGGTGGCTCGCACTGTTTCATCGCTGGCTGTGGAGGCGGAGACTGCTGCAGTGCTGGCGAGAGGGGGAGGTGGATGCCGGCCTATAGGATAACGAGGCGGCGGTCCCCGACGTCGAGGATTCCACGCATTTCCGAGGCTAGGGCCTCCGAATTTGCGAGAGGGTGTGAGAGGCACGCACGGGGGTCGCTGTGGAGTTCGCTTGCATTTCCACATCCAAATTCCAAACATATCCAAACGTTCGAATTGAACACCGAATTCCAGATTCCCATATTTTAGGGCCAATTCTATATAACCAAAAGGGGCATGAGAAATCAGCGAGCCGATTTCTTGTAGCCACCGGAGGAtgtattaaaataataatattaattACGTGGTTAATATTCGTCAAACTGAGTCAACGTTTTTAtagagaaaaaaatcattttccggCGACTATACTGGAATCGGCGTTACTCGAATGGGATTCGTTAGTCGCCCTTTCGCATAACCTGGCGTTGAGTTTGGTGCGTGCGCTTGGTAATTAGTCTGGTGGCATTATATCTATACGGACCCATCTATCTCTAGTTTAAAGTCCACCGGCTGTTTCTTCTCACAAATAGTCCACAGAGAAACATTCGGTTGTTCTCCTCGCCTCCCTCGTTCCCCTCTCAGATCCCAATCGATTTGGCCGCTGTGGATGGAGGACGACGCAGAGGTAAGAGTCAATTCATCAATATCCCAACTGTTTTCTACATTGTATGTTCAATCCTCTCCCCGTGGAGATCCAAATCTCTGTTTTAATCTCTCTGCACGGAGAACACGTCGGTATTAAAAAACTATGACTGGATCTCGTCGTAGGACTAGTTTGGCATGCCAGATTTTAGCAGTTTGGCATGCTGTTGCACAAAGATTGGCAGGGAAAACGCACCAGACATGAACCTAGTGAGCGACTACGAGCCGGAGCAGCCGGGCACGAGAGCCGGTGGTGTGCTAGCCACCTGCTCCTCCGACGCCACACCCGCGAGTCTCCGATGCATGACCTGGGTGCTCGCTGCCTCTCCTCCCCCAACTCCGGCATCCTGGACTCCTCACTGCCTCCCCTTCGACCAGCACCGTGCTATATTTTATTGTATGGAGTGTGTAGATGTAGGTGTTTTTTTTTCAGCACAGATCCCTTCCACTTTCACTGATGTGATAAGAATGCGGTTCATGGGGACTAGGGAAACCAAAGCCAGACTTCTATTATTTTTTGATGCGCTCATCCTTGCCGCTTTCACTGATACAGAGTCACTACTAGTTGAAATTAACATGGCTAGAGTAATAATCATATTTGTGTTCTGCTGCGATTATTCGGCTGTTTGTATTTCAGTCTTCCTAGTTCATGGAGTAGTACTAAAGATTGCCGCTTTCACTGATACAGAGTCGCTGCTAGTTGAAATTAACATGGCTAGAGAAACAATGATATTTGTGTTGTGCTCCGATTATTCGGTTGTTTGTAATGCAGCTTTCCTAATTAATGGAGAAGTACTAAAGTTTTTGTCTCACTTATAAATTCACATCAAGTTCGGTTAATTTGGTATATACTGAAACCATACCATAATGATTTGGATATGCCGAAACCGAAACATATGTTTGTATTCATACAATATATACTGAAGTATCAATAGCGTATATACCAAAAGCCGTGCTTGAAAGCTGTTTTGCACACACAGAAAAAGTGTAAGCAATAAATTGGATGGATTCTGAACTTGAGTACTCTTCTAGACTTACTGCATTAAAGGGCCTTGTAGAATTGATCAACTTTTTGGGTAGATTTTCTTCCCGTAATATTTTGGTGGGTCGGTAATAGTTTGAAATTTCACAACGTGCATGCATGGAACACCGCCACACCGCCCTCACCGCTCCTTGTCGGCATTTGCCCCACGCCGACTCAAGCCGCTCCCTCACTAGCGACCATTGCGCATTCAGTACCTACCTGATCACACAGGAATTCTTATTTTGACTAAATTAAAAAACCCTCTTGTTCAGCCTCCTTTTTTTTATAATATAGTGGCTGGTTCAGCATTATTCTGTTCCCAGATCCATGTGAGTAAGCTTTGTTTTATTGAGAGCAAATCTCACGTACTATGGTTGGTAGCGATGACAATTAGGAATAGCGATGAAATTGTTATTTCATATTCCAGCATATACATTTCAATGCTTATGAATTTATGGTTGTACATCCACCAATTTGTTTAACGGTTTATTTTATAAGTTTTGATAGGGATAGATTTTGTTTGGTGTACGGGGTTCATATTTGTTACATACATTTATTTTTCCACTTGATTAATTCAATGATGATTTGTATTTTGAATGAAGGGGGACAGGTGTTGTGTTTGCAAGCATGAGATCGTTGTATGTCATGATGCACAAGGTCCACCGTGTCACGTAGGGATAACGATCACAAAGTTCTATCGTTCCAAAATGGTAAGCGCTGAACGGTTCATAAAACATTTACATTTCCCCCCCATAAAAATGAATATGCATGACCTCATTTTAACTTTTTTCCTTGCAATGATATTATACAGTTTGTTCCATGCGCTATCCGGCATATCATAGAAGAATACATCCATCGCGTTGAACCAGATGCGATGCAAGGAGACATAAAGACTTGGACTGCTTACTTTGTTACTTTTGAGAGGCTACAGTATGAGCTCATGGGTGTGGTGATTTGGCTACCCAGATCGTGGGTGAGGGGTGGCAGCAGCTTCTGGATGATTATGTCGTGTGTCCAGGGGATATAATGTATATCTACATGCGTAACGGAGGCTACAGGCTCTCAGTCGACATCACGAAGGATGGCGTCCAACAGATACCGCTAAATTATGTTGGTATGAAGTTTCATTTTTTATCATCATCCATCTAAACGACAGGATAAATATGGTTTGGTTGTTGATGTTTTGTGTTAATTTAAATACACTAAACCTTTATTCCAATGCATTCTATCTGTTGTCAACTCGAaccatatttttttattgttttccgTCCTTGCAACTATTTGAAAGACCAAAAGATACAACTAATGTTAAGAATCCTGCTTTGAATGCTTAAATAGAATTATAATAACAAGAAATGTTTTTACATTCCAATTTATCGGCAACGCTAGTTGTTTTGTACCTTTATTTTGTCGGTAGTTACAAGCTCCATGCTTCTGCATACGTATTAAACAAGCAATTTTCTCCAATTAAGATACTTCATTTTTAGTGATCAATATTCATAACATTAGGTGTTTTGCTAATATATTATGACTCAACTTTATTTCGTGTAGTTACTGTTGTTTACTTTCATTGTCTAAAGTCTTTTTATTTTTTGATACGTGCGCTATGAAGCCATGCGTGGTCTCAGCTGTAGGAAGAAAaagatcatcaataaatgcatcatcacaaGGGGGATAGAACTGGAATATTCTGAGATGGTGATAATGGTGAGAAACGCGTTTGGACCAACAAAGTCACCATGCTGTGTCTTAGTGCACAGGATGAGGAAATGTGATGTTTCTTTTGGCTACATGGTTAGTGTTTTAAATAAGTGAACTGAATGAACAATATAAGGGTATTATTCAAAATGTTTGCTAGAAATAATTTACATCATATTAAGATTTTACATTCTGCTATTGATATTATTGATTTGCAGAGAATTCCAAAACGAGTTGTTGAACGTATCGAGAAGAAACGAGGAGTTCTTGATGAACAAGGGAAACTTCTACTTGTCAATGATGTTGATACATATGTTGATGGTAGATACAAGAAGCTTACAGATGCGAGGCTGGTTCTACAGGGAGGTTTCAGGGCTTATGCACGTTTGCTTGGTTTGAAGGTTGGTGATTTGGTATCAATTTATTTTCAGAAGGTTGAAGACCCTGCAGCACTAAAAGTATGGTTCGCCGTCATATCTTATATGACTTGAGTAGAACTTTATGTAATATGGATATTATACTGAGAAGCGATTAGAGAAGAACTTTAGTGTGTTTTGGGTATGGCAGACGTGTTAGCTGCATTTCCTCACTTATATCTGCCCAATAAGTTTAATTTATCTTGTTGGGCAGCCAAGGTTAATAACTCCTATTTGAAGTGACATATTCTGAGTATGGCGGTCCTGTTGGTTGACTCTTTATTCATGTATACAATCTGCATACGTAGTTCACGCCATACCAATTAAAATGCACACCCGCTTGGTCACAACATGCGAATTTTAGACGGAATCATTCTCAATGCGATAGTGCTATGTATGTTTCATACATTCCTGTTCAGAAAATATAATGTCTGATCATTAAATCTTGATATACAACAGTTATATTGGCaacacagacgtttgtgccacgTGTGTGTTACGGTAAATGAATAATCATGGATATCAAACCTTCATAATGGATTGTAACAAATGTCTGAGTCACACAATATCTAATACAACTACGATCTTACACCAAAAGTGGTAAACACTGCATTGCCTTATATTGTTTGGGACATCGAGTTGATGTCAGGTATTTGTTTTACTCCGTCATTGAAACCACGATTCGAATCCACGACTGCATTGTGTCCTAATGTGACCAAGCAAGCCACACTTACCACACTTGGGTTCCTTCCGTTGCTTCTTGTTTGGTCCACCGTTTGTTGGGCAATTACCAGAGTTGTGTCCCTTTGCCCGGAAAATCTTGCAGAACTTTGTTCTTGGCTTACTAACTTCATATCCTGGTCTAGATCTTGAGTTGGTTGGTCGGCCACGATCTCTCTTGCGAAATTCTACGCTCATTGATGATTTGAGCCCAGTGTCACCGTTAAATTTATGTTGGCCATCATTGTTTGCTTTGTGTAGAACATCCTCAAGTCCTTTGCCGTCCTGCTCTTTTGCCTTTTCTTTGAGGCCAACCCTTGTATCAGATAATCTGGACATTGCAAACGCGAATGCCTCAGGGTTGCTGTCACCCATCTTTACTATATCAAGAGCTGTGGTGTAAAGTGTTGTATGCCTGAATGTAGTTGAATCAAGGATAGGTGTGCGCCCCTTGTAAATTTTCAAATGCTCGGGTAGATCTTCACATGCATTTTTAGTCCACCTACTCAAGATGTGTGCTTCTGGTATGTTCGTGGACTTCAGGTGTGCCATTACCTGAAGAATTTAGTACACATGTAAAAAAAGAACAAAGTGAGTATCTTGTAGCAATCCACACATTTTGCAATATATTCAGCTTTCTAACCTAACAGTATGGCAGAACACGTGATTATTTTAACTGAAATAATATTTATTACCCGTAAGCCATGGCAGCAGAGCAAACCCATATGCTCGTACATACCACACTCGCATTGAAACAAATTTTCACGTTGAGCCACTTTCACGTTGTAAGAAGTCTTGGACCAACTTTCACTACGCTCGGCATAAAGGTGTGTCACGCGGTATGTATCTTTGACTACGCAAGTGTTCTCGACGAAGTAGGATGCAGATTTAAAGCATGCTTCTTGGAAGAGCTTGAACAATGCCGGCGTGTATACCTTCCCGGCATGTCTCTCCATAGGCAAACCTGTTTTTAGCACTTGCACGCCTGTTGTTGGGATAACCAATCATTTCAGAACAGTTTAAATTCCACACATAATATATGGTCTCAAACGTAGTATCTAATTATATGGTTTTTAGCTTACCAATCGGCTCTTCTTTTCAGCAAAATTTTCTTCGGAATCACGGTCAAACTGAAGTTTCTGGTAATGCTTCAGGAACATGTGCATTGATGCTCGAGCAGGAAAAAAATTCTTCAACATATAGTTTGCTCTCTGACCTCTGAGTGCTGGTCATCCTTGCGCAAAATACACCTCAAAAATTTTATCAAGGAGAGATTCATCATGTGCTCACTGCGATAACACATATAATCTGAACCTGACCATGCCATTTTCCTCAAAAACTGAGATCCAAATCATGTAATCATTCAAGGATTTAAAATACATTTATATAGTTGCTCAGAGTATGTTGTTCgctggttttggggatgagagcaGCAAAATCAGTAATTCCGCAGGAAAGAATGTACATATGTATTCTCAGATTACCTGCAAAATATGGCTTTGCCCATTTCATTCTCAGCTCGTATATTTGTGTCATCATTGGGTGATCCTGCAAACTATACTTGTGAATTAGATTCCCCCAGGCTTCTTCGAACTCATCTAAAGTGAGCATGTATTCTAAAATCTTGTGTAGCTCATCCCTGAAATCTCTATTTATTGTGTAGACTGGTCCAAGGAACTCCTTTGCACGACGCAAAATGTGCCATTTGCACCAGCGGTGTTTTGTTCCAGGTAGCACATTAGTGATAGACAACTCCATTGCACGACATTGGTCTGTTTCAATGGTTCCAGTCAGTACTTGCAACAAAATATATGGATTaataattttatttgttttatcaCCCACGGAGATATATACGTGTCAATATAGTAACCGGTGCCTTGCCTCCCATCAATGACACAAATTCCTTGAATACCCAACCGAATGTTTCCTCCTTTTCGTTCCTCATCATAACACCTCCTAAAATAATACTTTGGAAATGATGGTTTACCCCCACAAACAGGCCGAATGGCATGTCGTACTGATTTGTACGATATGTTGTGTCGAATGTGATTGCGTTGCCAAATATTCTATATTGGTATCTGCTCTTTCCATTCGTCCACATAAGGGCCTGGATCTTGCTGTCGCTGTCAACAAGAACACTATCAGCAAACATagggtgtaatgccccaagtgtagaacctaccctatttggacctacttcatgtgggacaaccttgtcagagattatgatgttaagttggtaccatgatttcatgtgtgttccttgctatttccttctcatgcatgcatgcatagcatatcattgcatgcccatgtgttcttgttgttgcaaagtGGCCATATGATTACATGTGGTATTTGTGGTCTTGTGTTGGATGTGATCTTGTGAtaacatgtgatgatggtgtgtgtaGAAATAGTGGTTGCTTGGGATTTCAAGGCTCATTGCAATTCAAGCccctttttcctttccttttatctcatgttcaaaattccatcttcacaAGAGCTGTTTTAAAATATCTTGTATTTAGAGGTTATTGTggggatgatgatgtgatgatgtggagtTTTATCTTGGTCTTGAGGGTGTAATATAAATCACTAAACAATATAAttaattgctgttttgtatttatttaaatgcccataaaattccttttgcattttattttaaaagcttaggtatttttaggcccagggacattttttgtttttttatattcAGCAGTAGACCTGAgggtttcttttctttctctgtttttttaCCTAAATAGAAATAATCTCCAGGttggttttctttattttccttctctggtgggctccctcccacccaGAGAGGCCCGGTATTACCTCCCTGGCCCAAGTTCCTTCGCGCCAGCAGCCCGCTCGATGTCCGTCGTCTTCCTCCATCGACGTCACCTCTGTACGACCAAAGCTCCACCTCCCGATCTCCCTTCCcctcgatcttgcggctccaAGCTCGCCCCCGAGACGTTATAAGGAGCCCTCAGCCTCCCCACCactctagggttcctcccctcCCTCGTCCTCTCCCTCCAGCGCCGCTAGTAAGACTCTCGTCGTCCCCGACGCCATGACCAGCTCCgggtcgagctcgtcgccggcgtagcggccacctcgtcgcctccCCGCAGCGGCGCAAccaagaggacccaggaggggttccattttcgcgcggagccggagccggagctTCTTCCTCGATGTCCCCGACGTGCACCTCCTTCCCCTGGTTCGGGCGGCGTCTTCCTGCAGCGACCAGcaccgcttcttcttcttccaagaCGCGTCGCCCTCCTCCCTCGTCTCCCCCTCGGTGAGCAGCCGTAGAACGTTTCCTTCCTCCCCTACGCACGCATGGGCTCGAGTTCGTCGTGCGTTCGCTCGGGCACAGAAGCAGGGAACGACGGTGGCTAAGGCAGCAACTTCTGCTCGTCGTTGGTAGCGGCACTAGGATGGTCTCGAGGCAGGAATGGATCCCCTGTGGATCCTACTTCCTCCTCCGCAGCGTAGAACAGCCGTTGGTGTTCGTGGTAGTCGCTGCCGTCCCGCTCCGTTTCGTTCGCCGGCGAGCTATGTAGTAGCAGAGAGGGCTCGTGTTGTTGTGTGTGCGTGGGGTGCAGTGTCGTGGtgcttgtgccaattgtgagtgtggtgttgaatcttccacgtagagcttcatatcttgttccgttgattcccgttgatccgtagctccgtttgcaacgatctttatatggttttgcaccgttttcacgagccgcatctgttcatgtcattctcatgcatgtcaaaatagcttagtgtacagttctgtacagaaacttgcagtagtttattttttgttgtgctaTTGattgaaatagtggtgcatgctcaatcttcatctcatgcatcatgtgattgttgcatcttgtggtgctgctgttcattggctgtattcttatgttgggtagcaccgggatcggagaacgaatacgtggagtcaggagagtacgtgcaggacggtccagaaccattccaagctgaggatatcacaggcaagatgatatgaccttgattccatctctagacttgttatgttagtttcgtttccatgtcatattgctcgctgccttccactgaaattaaattgcctcttcatatgccatgagcccaaacaccgtactccttcctagcaaacttgtatggctaagtaggcttgctcagctactaatgttagtgttgctagttgcaggtgtttttgactcatgtggtaccatgagcttgatatcattatattaaattctgttatttaataatgcacctatatatacttggtaaatgacggggggcctagccttttgccgggtgctttgttccattattgccgccttagttaccggttaccggtgtttgattccataatgatcgctcctaacacgttcggggttgttatggggaccccctcgataaatcgcgtagtgctaaggcttgtccggcaggacccaacattggtgttaatttgctaatcacttaataataaactgcatagggaatagctaccccgaggatctttaatcaacaacccgggccagtgctcctcatgagtgttggtccaaactggtctgcgtgcggggccaccacaaggaaacttgaggtttggtacctgtagatagttccatccggcgtgtcctgagactgagatacgcggctcttatcggggtcgtcgacacgttgggaggtcctcctagccttgtcttaccttagcagtatatcttgcgtataggaatcccagtgaagctttgcgtTCCCCtagagttgagattttcctctaaggaatccgacgagatcacgagattcgtgatagaggatgcctttgcggcctgtgtttgtttgtgatggactagttggagcacccctgcagggtttaatctttcggaaagccgtgcccgcggttatgtggcaacatggaatattttgataacatccggtattagagaacttaaacataaattaataaaactgccaactgtgtgcgtaaccgtgactgtcccttcgaagatccctcttctatcgggaacacggtggggttatgaatgccgcaggtaggtgttcaggatcacttagtgatcaagtaaatccgaccgttagtatagaccacctttacttctactttgcgtaagttagccacttaattgagcataggttgctgcagcctgatacacttcatccttgccctacctaataacatgactagttctagcaccaaggtcttagattgctgagtccccgtggctcacggattcctccgaaactcccagcaggtacagttaccccagagacagatgatcccgacgtcactcagctggcgtggccgtacgacgaggagacagaccgcctctacatgaactatccagaggactgaggcgtggtcgtgatcctgGGCCTGCAGTAGGGTAGCATggcatttttccatgttttgtagtccgtagcggaactaccttgtttgtatctgtgttgtactctgagttattaataagaagacagttgaatcccgaattgtcaacttttattattatttgtgctatgttacttgcttgcgaaacgcttagatgcgcttctttcctattcgggggcctcgacccccagatcggaaaggactgcatcttagtcgttacataggGTCATTCTTCTTTAGTTCAGAGAACAGTTCCACTGTCTTCCTGATGTCATCATCTGCAGCCTCTTGGTTCATCCTTTTGCACATGTAGTTGAGTGATCTCTTGTTGAATGGTACGTTTTCCATTGACCCAAAGAAGCTTCCGATGACACAAAAAACCTTTGTTAAGCCAATGTTGTTGCTCCTCAAGTGCTTCACTATATCTTTGGTGTGTGTGTCAATGTTCCTGTGTGATGGCCAATGTAGTTTCTCTCCACATGATGATGCTAAATGATGGTTGTGTTCATACCTGAAGTCATGAATATACCATCCATTGTCGTTAGTCCGGTGTAGCCTGAACAAGGCTTGGCAGTTGCACGCCACCGACtttgtgttttctttttttgggCGTCCCTAAAATTAATAAACGAAACGCATATTAGTGCATGTTCAGATTATGGCATATCGTTGAGTCAGGAGTTAAAGACATGTTGTTCATACTGACGAAATGATGACAACAAACAAGTACACAGGATAAAACGTACTGACCGAGCAA
This region includes:
- the LOC123396045 gene encoding protein FAR1-RELATED SEQUENCE 4-like isoform X1; translation: MEATTTNPIHSQKSDQDQCTWKRRIRLGKIPDQREPKRGRVCSLEKAMRSYVHRKSGQVVAPEIAREFDSLAEAFKFYNLYSWEIGFGIRYGQSRTNAHKSRTVQDIVCGCSGRPKKENTKSVACNCQALFRLHRTNDNGWYIHDFRYEHNHHLASSCGEKLHWPSHRNIDTHTKDIVKHLRSNNIGLTKVFCVIGSFFGSMENVPFNKRSLNYMCKRMNQEAADDDIRKTVELFSELKKNDPM